A stretch of the Sphingobacterium thalpophilum genome encodes the following:
- a CDS encoding helix-turn-helix transcriptional regulator → MILSFVGGGLLLTGIYFIWNANRKRRLQGKHEDALSERENVNKMLSINNKELSEQVEENKFNNLLALAKSNNPEFLILFSELYPEFIEALKDMDPKIRSTELEFCAMAYLNFSTKNIAEYTFVTIRAVQVRKNRLRKKFNIPSDEDFNSWMREKIKVNI, encoded by the coding sequence TTGATACTGAGTTTTGTTGGTGGCGGACTACTGTTGACGGGCATTTATTTTATCTGGAATGCGAATCGCAAACGTCGGCTCCAGGGAAAACATGAAGATGCATTATCTGAACGGGAGAATGTGAATAAGATGCTATCGATAAACAATAAGGAACTTTCTGAACAAGTAGAAGAAAATAAGTTCAATAATTTGCTGGCGCTCGCTAAGAGTAATAACCCTGAGTTCTTGATCTTGTTCAGTGAGTTATATCCTGAGTTTATAGAGGCCCTGAAGGATATGGATCCAAAGATCAGAAGTACAGAACTGGAGTTCTGCGCCATGGCCTACCTCAATTTCTCGACCAAAAACATTGCCGAATATACTTTTGTGACCATACGTGCAGTGCAGGTACGGAAAAACAGATTGCGTAAGAAGTTTAACATCCCTTCGGACGAAGATTTTAACAGCTGGATGCGTGAAAAGATAAAAGTTAATATTTAA